The Candidatus Tectomicrobia bacterium DNA window GAAGCCGTAGGAGACCCTCGGAGGGAACGCCGCCATGCTCGAAACCGACATCAACGGCCCCAACATCGAGCACCTGATCATGCTGTCCTGGATCCTCATGGCCGGCGCCGGGGTCTTCGTCGTCCTCCGCAGCGTCCTCGGCTTCCTGCGGCGGAAGGAGACTCCTAGCCAGGGGACGCGGAGGGATTAACCGGTTGCGCGCGGCCGGTCAGCCGCCCCTCAGCCGACGCCGCGGGAACCACAGCGCCCCGCCGGCGAGGAGCACGGCGCCCACGCCCCGGAGGAGCGAACCCTCCTCCGACTCCAGGTTCCAGGCGGCGACCAGGGCGTAGCCTCCCACCAGGAGCGTCGCCAGAGCCCAGTCCCTGCCCGTGCCCCAGAACTTCCTTTCGCGCTCGGTTTCCGGATCCACGTGAATCCGCTCCTTATGCCCGAGGGAGGGTCCTCCCCCCAATCGAGGGCTGGGAGTGGCCCAGGCCGGGGAGCTCCCACACCCCCGCGCCCTGGGGGTTGTTCTCCCCCTGGATGTTGGCGTCGATGACATAGGGCTGGCCGCTCCTGACCGCCTCGGCGACGGCCTCGCCCAGGTCCTTGGCCTTGTCCACCCGCACCCCCCCGATGCCCGCCGCGCGCGCCATGGCGGCGAAGTCGGGGTTGAGGGGGGCGCCCGTCCGGGGATGCTTGAAGTCGGTGGCGAGCTCGCGCTTGCCCAGGTAGCCCCTCTGGAGCCCCCGGATGGAGGCGAAGGCGTAGTTGTTCCACACCACCCAGACCACGGGGATGCCGTACTCCGCCGCGGTGCCGAGCACGCTCGCGTGCATCAAGAAGGCGCCGTCCCCGCAGACCGAGACGACGGGGCGGTCCGGGGCGGCGAGCTTGGCGCCGAGCGCCCCGGCCACGCCGAAGCCCATGGCGCCGAAGCCCATCGAGCCGAGGAGCGACTGCGGGCCCTTGGGCCGGGTGAACTGGATGAGCCAGTTGTGGTGGATGCCCACGTCGCTCACGATGATGGCGTCCCCGGGCAGGGCCTTGTCGATCTCGTGCGCCGCGCGCTGGGGGTGGATGGGGGTGGTGTCGGCCGAGAAGCCCGGGGCGATGAACTCCTCCCACTCGTTCCGCCAGCGGCCGATGTCCCGGAGCCAGCCCGCGCGCGAGGGGGGCGCCGCCTGAACCTTCCGGGCGTCGAGCTCGGCCAGCACCTGGCGGAGAAAGGTCCGCACGTCCGCCATGAGGCCGAGCGCCACGGGGTAGTTGCGCGCGATCTCCTCGGGGTCGATGTCCACGTGGATGAGCTTCGTCGGGGGGATGTTGAAGGAGTAGCCCGGGATCCAGCTGCTGGAGGTGCGGTCGTCGAAGCGCACCCCGAGGGCCAGGAGCACGTCCGCCTGGCGGGCGGCGTGGTTGGCGGGGTAGGTGCCGTTCCGGGCGATGAGGCCCAGGTTGAGGGGATGGTCGGCCGAGACGGCCCCCATCCCGCTCGAGGAGCAGGCGAGGGGGAGCTGCAGGCGCTCCAGGAGCTTGAGGAGCTCCCCGGCCGCGCCCCCGTACTTCACCCCCTGGCCCACGAGGACGACGGGGCGCTCGGCCGAGAGGAGCATGTCCACCGCCCGCCGGAGCGCCTCGGGCTCGGCCGCGCAGCGGCAGTTGATGTTGCCGTTCCAGGCCCGGGCGTCCGGCATGTCGACGTCCGCCTCCTCCTTGAAGATGTCGAAGGGCACGTCGAGCACCACGGGGCCCGGGCGCCCGGTCATCATGGTCTTCCAGGACTGGCGCACCGCCACCGGCACCATGTCGGCCCGGGTGGGCTGGTACACCCGCTTGCAGACCGCGCGCACGGTGGAGGGGAAGTCCGCCTGGTGGTGCCGGTAGAGCTCCTGGAAGGCGCCCCGGTTGAACTGGCTGGTGGGGATGTTCCCCGTCACGGCGAGGAAGGGCACCGAGTCGAGGTAGGCGTTCGCGAGGCAGATGGGCAGGTTGGCCGAGCCCGGCCCGCAGGAGGTGAAGGTGGCGGCGGGCCGCCCCGCCACGCGGTAGTAGCCGTCCGCCATGAAGCCTGCCACCGACTCGTGCCGGACGGAGAGGGTCCGGATCTCGTCCGCGCGCTCGTAGAGGGCGTCCATGAAGCTGATGTTGCCGTGCCCGCAGAGCCCGAAGATGTAGGGCACCTTCTCCTGGATCAGGTAGTCCACGATGATCTGACCGCCGTTCATGCGGGCCATGCCGCTTCCTCCGGTTTGTCCCGGCGGGAGGCTCCCGCCCCCGCCCATGAGTCCTTTATTGCCGCTTTGATGGAAGCGCGAGAAGAAATATAATGCCTCGTCATTGTCCAATCCGTCGAGGGCATCTTCAGCGCCTGTTCCGCGCATGGGGGAGGGGCATGTCCGACCGCAGCCGCCGCAGCCACAAATGGATCACGGAGGAGTTCTACAAGGTCCACGACGTGTACGGCTTCCGCGCGGCGATGTTCGTCGAGTGGGGCTTCCGCCCCGCCGACGTGAAGCGCACGACCGAGCGGATCAAGGTCCCCGAGGCCGCCGTCAAGGAGTGGGCCCGCACCGCCGCCCAGGAGGAGGAGCTGGCCCGCGAGGCGGAGGCGGCCGGCCACCGCGAGAGCGCGGCGGAGTTCTACCACCGGGCGGCGCTCTACTACGGCCCCGCCTGTGGCATGATCCACGCCAACACCCCCAAGAAGCGCGAGCTCTACGCGAAGATGATCCGCTGCTACGAGAAGTTCACCGGGCTCTTCGGGGAAGCCCCGGTCGAGCGGGTGGAGATCCCATTCGAGGGCGGAAAGTCCATCCCCGGCATCCTTCAAACCGTCCCCGGGGCGAAGGCCCCCTGCGTCCTCGTGGTGCCCGGCATGGACACCATCAAGGAGTACATGCCGAATCCCTATCACAACCACTTCCGCCGGCGGGGGCTCGCCACCCTGAGCATCGACGGGCCCGGGCAGGGGGAGAGCAACGTGCGCGAGACCTGGGTGACGCTCGACAACTTCGAGCGCGCAGGCTCGGCGGCCATCGACTTCCTCGAGAAGCGGCCCGAGATCGACGCCTCGAAGATCGGCCTCTACGGCTGGAGCATGGGGAGCTACTGGGGCCCGCGCGTCGCGGCCCACGACCCGCGCCTCAAGGCCTGCGTGGGCGCGATGGGCGTCTATCTCCAGAAGGACACCATCTTCAAGCACGGCAAGCCGGCCTACCGGGCGAACTACAAGTACATGTCCAACATCCGGGACGAGGACGCCTTCGACGAGATGGCCGCCCGGATGACGCTCGAGCCCCTGGCGGGGAAGCTCCGCTGCCCCATGCTCCTGGCGATGGGGGAGTTCGACGAGCTCTGCCCCCTCGAGGACGCCGAGCGGCTCTACGAGATGCTCGCGGGGCCCAAGGAGCTCTGGGTCTACGAGAACGAGACACATACCCTGGGCGGGCGCCTGCCGGATTTCTATCTGGCGGTGGCGGACTGGCTGCGTGACGCCCTGGAGGGCAGGTTCGAGCCGGGCCACGCCCGGAAGAAATTCTTTCCCGCGCGCTGAAGGCGGGAGTGCGGAAGGCAATTCATCGGAGGGGCACATCCATGAGACGCACTTGGTGGGACAAAGGGTTGTGGACGGCGATTCTGGCGGCCGCGCTGCTCGGCTGGGCGCTTCCTCAGCCGGCCGCGGAGGGGGCGGTGAAGCGCATCACCCTCCTCGGCGGCCAGGTGGGCGGCGCCTGGAACCCCTGGGCGAGCGCCATGTCGGTGGATTTTTCCAAGAACATCCCGGGCCTGAACGTCTCCTCCGAGGCGGGGACGGGCTCTCCCGAGAACGTGCGGCGGGTGCACCGCGGAGAGGTGGAGACCGGCTTCGGCTTCTCGAGCGACATCCACGAGGCATGGCGGGGAGGGGGCATCTTCAAGGCGCCCCACACCAACCTCCGGGCGGTCTCCAAGCTCTTCGGCGTGGTGACGCACCTCATCGTGCTCGCCAACAGCGACATCCAGAAGCTCGAGGACATCGCGGGCAAGACCATCGCGGTGGGCGGCCCCAACTCGGGTTCGGCCCTCACCTTCGAGCGGCTCGCGCGGCAGGCCGGCCTGTGGGGCAAGTTCAAGCCGGTCTTCCTGGGGGGCGGCAAGGCCGCCTCGGCCATCGGGGACGGCCAGGTGGCCGCCTTCAACTGGACGCCGGGCATGGGGGACCGCCTCATCACCCAGATCGCGGTGACGAACCCCTCGCGGCTCATCGAGCTGCACTCCGCCGCCGAGAAGTCGGGCTTCTACCAGAAATATCCCTACTACAGCCCCCGCACCATCCCCGCCGGCACCTACAAGGGCATCGACAAGCCCGTGGCCACCTTCCAGCAGACCACCGTCTGGACGGCGAACAAGGACCTGCCGGCGGACATCGTCTACCGGATGGTCAAGCGCATGTACTCGCCCGAGGCCAAGGCCTTCCTCTCGAACGCCGTCGGCCGCGTCTTCGGCGAGATGGCCCCCGACACCGCTTTCAGCGGCGTGACCATCCCGCTCCACCCGGGGGCGGAGCGCTTCTGGAAGGAGAAAGGCGTCGCGATCCCGAAGGAGATAGCCGCCCGCTGATGGCGCTCTCCATTCCCGGTTCCATCCTCGGGCGGGGGCCCCACGGGGGCTCCCGCCCCGGGGAGGGCGGCATTTGAATACGTCATTCCATCCCGCGTCCGGGCCGCCCGCGCCCCCGGACCCCGGCCCCGGCGCCGAGTCCCGCGCGCAGCGCCGGTTGCCTCCCTTCTTCGACGGGCAGGTCCGCCTCCTGGCGGCCGCCATGGGCGCCTTCTACATCTACAGCGCGGTCTTCGGGGTGGCGGCGCCCCAGTGGCACCGGGGCTTGTACCTGGGCCTCACCTTCGGGATGGCCTTCCTCCTCTTTCCCCTCCGTGGGGCCTCTCCGGCGGGGCGGCCCTCCGCCTTCGACATGGCGTTCGCCGCTCTCTCGCTGGGGGCGGTGGGCTACTGGATCTGGCAGTACGAGGGCCTGGCCTACCGCGCGGGGGACTACACCGGCCTGGACTACTACGTCTCGATCGCGGGGGTGCTGCTCTCCCTCGAGGCCTGCCGCCGGGTGACGGGGATGGCGATGTCGGTGGTGGCCGTGGGGGCGCTCCTGTTCGCCTACTTCGGGCCCTACTTCCCCGAGATGCTGGCCCACCGGGGAGTGCCTGTGCGGCGCCTGGCGGAGTACCTCTTCCTCACCGACGACGGCGTCTTCGGCGTGATGACGAACGTCATGGCGACCTACGTCCTCATCTTCATGTACCTGGGCTCGTTCATGGCGCGCTCCGGAGCGGGGAAGTTCTTCATCGACTTCCCCCTCGCCCTCATGGGGAGGGCGGTGGGCGGACCGGCCAAGGTCGCGGTTTTCTCCTCGGCCATCTTCGGCTCGATCTCGGGCGCCTCGGTGGCCAACATCGTCGCCACCGGCACCTTCACGATCCCCCTGATGAAGCGGACGGGCTTCAAGCCCCACGTGGCCGCGGCCATCGAGAACACGGCCTCGACGGGAGGGCAGCTCCTGCCCCCGGTCATGGGGGTGGGCGCCTTCATCATGGCCGAGCTGACGGGCATCTCCTACGGCCACATCGCCCTCGTCGCGGCCATCCCGGCGCTCCTCTACTACCTCTCGATCGGCATCATGGTCCATTGCGAGGCCAAGCGGCTGGGCCTGAGGGGGCTCCCGGAGGGCGAGGTGCGGCCGGCGGGAGCGGTGCTGCGCGAGGGCTGGTTCCACGCCATCCCCCTCTCCCTCTTGATGCTCTTCCTCTACGCCGGCTACTCGCCGCCCTACTGCGCCGGGGTCGCCGTGGGCGCGACCGTCCTGGTGAGCTGGCTGAACCGCGACCCCGGCCTGCGGATGGGGCCGCGCGGGGTGTGGGACGCCCTGATCGACGGCTCGGCCAGCTCCCTCATCGTGGGGGCGACGGCGGGGGCCATCGGCATCATCGTGGGCGTGGTGTCCCTGACCGGGCTGGGGCTCAAGCTCTCGAACATCATCGTCTCGCTGGCGGGCTCGAGCCTCCTCGCCGCCGTCTTCCTGGTGGCCTTGGCCTCCCTCGTGCTCGGGATGGGGCTGCCCATCACCGCCTCCTACCTGGTGCTGGCGGTCCTGGCCGTGCCCGCCCTGGCCGAGTTCGGCGTGCCGGTCCTCGCCGCGCACATGATCGTGTTCTGGCTGAGCCAGGACTCGAACTTCACCCCGCCCGTCTGCCTGGGGGCCTACGTCGCCGCCTCCATCGCCGGGGCCGACCCCTGGAAGACGGGATGGGCCAGCCTCAAGTTCGGCAAGATGCTCTACGTGATGGCGCTCCTGTTCGCCTACACCTCCATCCTCTTCACCGGGACGCTGGAGCAGAGCCTCTGGGCCGTCTTCTCCGCCCTCGTGGGCACCGTCGCCTTCTCCTTCTGGACGATGCGGTTCTGCTACGGCCCCACGAGCCATCCGGAGTGGCTGGCCCTGGGCGCCTCCACCGTCCTGTGCTTCATCCCGGGCGTCTTCACCGACATGGCCGGGATCGCGCTGTTCGCCCTGGTCTACTACGCCCAGTACCGCCGCTATAAGCGCCCGCTGCCCGCGCCCGCCCCGGCCGGGGGCGCCTGAGGAGGAACCGCCATGGCCCAGCCCGTGGACCGCTCGCGGATGATCGCCCGCATGAAGGACGCCCTCACGCTGGAGGCCGCATCCTCCGCCGTCGTCACCATCGATTGCCAGCGGGGGAACCTCGACCCCGCCGTCGCCTCCCTGCCCGTGCCCGAGGAGGAGTGCCGGCGGGTGATCGAGGGGACGAACCGCCTCCTGGCGCTGGCGCGGGAGGCGGGCGTGCCCATCCTCCACGTGAGCACGGTGTACGAGGAGCCGCTCCTCGCCTCCCATCCCTTCGAGCGGGCCATGCTCGAGGCGAAGGAGTCCTTCACCCCCCACCGCCCGAGCGATTTCGCGCGCCACAAGCGCCCCGGCTCGGTCGAGGGCCAGCTCGTCCCCGGGCTCGACGCCCGCCCCGAGGACCACCGGGTGGAGAGCAAGCGCACCTTCGACATGTTCCACGGCACCCCGCTGGAGCTCCTCCTGCGCTTCATGAAGCGGGACACCCTTCTTGTCGCGGGCTGCAACACGAACACCTGCGTCCTGGCATCGGCCTTTGGCGGCTACAACCGGGGCTTCCGGATGGTCGTCCTCTCCGACTGCGTGGCCTCGGCCTACGGCGAGGACCTCCACGCCTTCGCCCTCCAGAACATCCAGCGGCGGCTCGGCTGGGTGCTCACCCTGGACGAGCTGCGGGAGAAGCTGATCGCCGCCACGGCGGGGGCGGGGCGGTAGGCGGGGGCGTATTCTCCCTTTCTCTCTCCGGGCCTTCGCCCGCCGACCTTCCTCCGCCCGCCGAAGCGGGCTTCGCGAAGGCGGGAGCGAACTTCGAGAAGGTGGAAGGGCTTCGGCCCGCGCAGGCGGGAGAGGGCCGGGGTGAGGGGATGCCCGGCCCGCGTGTTTCCCTCCCCCTGCCCCCTCCCGGCGGGAGGGGGAAAGGCCAAAGCCGGGTGGGCGGCGAGCCTCCCTCCCCCTCCGGGGGAGAGTCGGGGTGGGGCGGCCCCCCGTGGCCGCCCTCACCACGGGGCAGGCGCAGGGGCCTGCCCCTACAGAAGAATCGGCCATCTATCCAGAGGGAAAAACATGCCTAGCAGCACGTCCGACCCGGATCTTCGTTTCCAGCTCGCCCTCGCGGGGCGCATCCTGGCGTTTGTGGGCCAAGCCGACGCCATCATGGGCTTCGCCGGGGCCCGCGCCTCGGACGGCCGGTCCTTCTGGATGAAGCCCATGACCCTGGGGCTGGACGAGGTCCGGCCGGGCGACCTCCTGCGCATCGGCTACGACGGCAAGATCGTGGAGGGGGAGGGCAAGCCCCACAACGAGTGGGTGTTCTTCGCCTCCCTCTTCAAGGACCACCCCGAGCACACGGCCGCCGTCCACACCCACGCGCCCCACTGCCTCGCGGTGGCGGCCCAGGGGCGCACCATCGAGCCCTTCGACCAGTTCGGCACCCACTTCTACGCCCACGGCGTGCCCCTCTTCGAGGAGTCCCCCGACCGCGTCTACACCTTCGAGTTGGCCGAGGCCATCCTGAGGAAGATGGGCCAATCGCCCGCCGTCATCATCTCCTACCACGGCATCCTGACGGTGGGGCGGAGCATGCGGGAGGCCGCGATGCGCGCGGTCTTCCTCGAGAAGGCGGCGCAGACCCAGCTCCTCGCCTACCAGGGCGGGAGCGCGCGCCCGCTCCCGAGGGAGCTCGCCATCGGCCTCGGCAGGAACGCCCCCTACGAGCTCCTCCACGAGTTCTACTGGAACTACTACGAGCGCCAGCTCCGGGCGAAGGACCCGGGCTTCTTCGCATGAGCGCCGGCGAAGATCGGGCAGTGGGTCAGTCTGTGCCACAGATGTCATTCCGAGGGAGCCCGCCCAGGCGGCTTGCCGCCTGGCGGTGGCGGGCACCGCCACCCAAAAAGAGGGCGACCGAGGAATCTGCTTCTGGTTCTTACAAAAGCAGATTCCTCGCTGCGCTCGGAATGACAGCGGAATCGCGAAACTGACCCACTACCGAAGATCGTTCCGCCGCCGATCCGGCCGTATTTTCTGCTATCCTGACCTTCCGCCCGCCCGGCGCCTGCGCCGGCATTCCAAAAAACTCCCGGGCGGCGTTCGGCCCTGTAATATAAGGAGAGATCGATGAAGCGCATCGCACTCGCAGCCGGCATGGTGATCCTGGGCGGCTCCGCGGGGAGCGCCGAGGCCCATGTGGCCGGGTCGTGGGGCGCCGGCCTCGGCGAGGGATTCCTCCATCCGATCGGCGGCCTGGATCACCTGCTCGCGATGACGGCGTTGGGACTGTGGGCGGCCCGGATGGGCGGCCGCGCGGTATGGGCGCTGCCCCTCGCGTTTCTCGCGATGATGGCCGCGGGCGGCTGGCTCGGAGGCGCGGGCGTGCCCATGCCCTGGGTGGAGGCGGGGGTCGCGGCCTCGGTGATCATTTTCGGAGCGGCGGCGGCCTTCGCCCCCCGCTGGCCGGTGATCGCGGGGCTCGCGCTCGCCGGCTTCTTCGCGCTCCAACACGGGCACGCCCACGGGACGGAGCTTCCCCAGGCGGCCGCTCCCGCGCTCTTCGCCTCGGGCTTCCTCGCGGCGACCGCCCTGCTGCACGGCGCGGGGATCGCGCTCGGGCGGTGGGCACGCTCGCACCGGCTGGGCGCGCGGGTGGCGCGCGGCGCGGGGGCCGCCGTGGCCGCGGCCGGTTTCCTTCTCTGGCTGGGGGCGTAGCCCGCCGGGACTCCCGGATAAGCGCCATTCCGGCTGCCGGGGCCGCCCCGCCTTTGTTCCTGAAATCCGCGATTTTTCCGCCGGCGCCCAAGCCGCGGCCTCTCGATGGGCGCCTGGAAAATCTCCGATTTGAATTTCCCCCTCCTCCGGGCAGCCACTGTCTCTCCCTTGAGACGCCTCTTCTGCGCGCCGGAGGCCTCCGCGCGTTGGGATTTGCCGGCCGGGATGATATAAAGAAGACCTGCAATTCGGAAATGTTTCGAAGGCGGCGGGCCGGAGGTTTTTGCGCGCATGGCGCGGCGGAGGCGCCGGCGGACGCGGCGTCCTTCACTCCGGCGGGATGTCCCGCCGCGGGGGCATGGGGGAGGTGAGCCGGTGGCCAGCGTGGCGGTGCGAAGCCTCATCAAGCGGTTCGGCGCCGATGCGGCGGCGGTGAACGGCGTGAGCTTCACCGTCCGCGAGGGGGAGTTCATCACCCTCTTGGGGCCGAGCGGCTGCGGGAAGACGACCACCCTCCGCTGCATCGCCGGGCTGGAGGTGCCCGAGGAGGGGGATATCCTCATCGGGGACGAGCTGCTGACGTCCTCCGCGCGGGGCATCTGCCTCCCGCCCGAGGAGCGGCGCCTGGGCATGGTGTTCCAGTCGTACGCCGTATGGCCCCACATGACCGTGTTCGAGAACGTGGCTTACGGCCTGCGCGCGAAGTCGACGCCGAAGGCCGAGGTCGGCCAGCGGGTGAAGAAGGCGCTCGATCTCGTGGGCCTGACGGGCCTGGAGGATCGCAACGCAACCAAGCTCTCCGGCGGCCAGCAGCAGCGCGTGGCCGTCGCCCGCGCGCTGGTCTACAACCCCCG harbors:
- a CDS encoding alpha/beta hydrolase: MSDRSRRSHKWITEEFYKVHDVYGFRAAMFVEWGFRPADVKRTTERIKVPEAAVKEWARTAAQEEELAREAEAAGHRESAAEFYHRAALYYGPACGMIHANTPKKRELYAKMIRCYEKFTGLFGEAPVERVEIPFEGGKSIPGILQTVPGAKAPCVLVVPGMDTIKEYMPNPYHNHFRRRGLATLSIDGPGQGESNVRETWVTLDNFERAGSAAIDFLEKRPEIDASKIGLYGWSMGSYWGPRVAAHDPRLKACVGAMGVYLQKDTIFKHGKPAYRANYKYMSNIRDEDAFDEMAARMTLEPLAGKLRCPMLLAMGEFDELCPLEDAERLYEMLAGPKELWVYENETHTLGGRLPDFYLAVADWLRDALEGRFEPGHARKKFFPAR
- a CDS encoding thiamine pyrophosphate-binding protein gives rise to the protein MARMNGGQIIVDYLIQEKVPYIFGLCGHGNISFMDALYERADEIRTLSVRHESVAGFMADGYYRVAGRPAATFTSCGPGSANLPICLANAYLDSVPFLAVTGNIPTSQFNRGAFQELYRHHQADFPSTVRAVCKRVYQPTRADMVPVAVRQSWKTMMTGRPGPVVLDVPFDIFKEEADVDMPDARAWNGNINCRCAAEPEALRRAVDMLLSAERPVVLVGQGVKYGGAAGELLKLLERLQLPLACSSSGMGAVSADHPLNLGLIARNGTYPANHAARQADVLLALGVRFDDRTSSSWIPGYSFNIPPTKLIHVDIDPEEIARNYPVALGLMADVRTFLRQVLAELDARKVQAAPPSRAGWLRDIGRWRNEWEEFIAPGFSADTTPIHPQRAAHEIDKALPGDAIIVSDVGIHHNWLIQFTRPKGPQSLLGSMGFGAMGFGVAGALGAKLAAPDRPVVSVCGDGAFLMHASVLGTAAEYGIPVVWVVWNNYAFASIRGLQRGYLGKRELATDFKHPRTGAPLNPDFAAMARAAGIGGVRVDKAKDLGEAVAEAVRSGQPYVIDANIQGENNPQGAGVWELPGLGHSQPSIGGRTLPRA
- a CDS encoding TRAP transporter permease gives rise to the protein MNTSFHPASGPPAPPDPGPGAESRAQRRLPPFFDGQVRLLAAAMGAFYIYSAVFGVAAPQWHRGLYLGLTFGMAFLLFPLRGASPAGRPSAFDMAFAALSLGAVGYWIWQYEGLAYRAGDYTGLDYYVSIAGVLLSLEACRRVTGMAMSVVAVGALLFAYFGPYFPEMLAHRGVPVRRLAEYLFLTDDGVFGVMTNVMATYVLIFMYLGSFMARSGAGKFFIDFPLALMGRAVGGPAKVAVFSSAIFGSISGASVANIVATGTFTIPLMKRTGFKPHVAAAIENTASTGGQLLPPVMGVGAFIMAELTGISYGHIALVAAIPALLYYLSIGIMVHCEAKRLGLRGLPEGEVRPAGAVLREGWFHAIPLSLLMLFLYAGYSPPYCAGVAVGATVLVSWLNRDPGLRMGPRGVWDALIDGSASSLIVGATAGAIGIIVGVVSLTGLGLKLSNIIVSLAGSSLLAAVFLVALASLVLGMGLPITASYLVLAVLAVPALAEFGVPVLAAHMIVFWLSQDSNFTPPVCLGAYVAASIAGADPWKTGWASLKFGKMLYVMALLFAYTSILFTGTLEQSLWAVFSALVGTVAFSFWTMRFCYGPTSHPEWLALGASTVLCFIPGVFTDMAGIALFALVYYAQYRRYKRPLPAPAPAGGA
- a CDS encoding cysteine hydrolase, with product MAQPVDRSRMIARMKDALTLEAASSAVVTIDCQRGNLDPAVASLPVPEEECRRVIEGTNRLLALAREAGVPILHVSTVYEEPLLASHPFERAMLEAKESFTPHRPSDFARHKRPGSVEGQLVPGLDARPEDHRVESKRTFDMFHGTPLELLLRFMKRDTLLVAGCNTNTCVLASAFGGYNRGFRMVVLSDCVASAYGEDLHAFALQNIQRRLGWVLTLDELREKLIAATAGAGR
- a CDS encoding class II aldolase/adducin family protein; its protein translation is MPSSTSDPDLRFQLALAGRILAFVGQADAIMGFAGARASDGRSFWMKPMTLGLDEVRPGDLLRIGYDGKIVEGEGKPHNEWVFFASLFKDHPEHTAAVHTHAPHCLAVAAQGRTIEPFDQFGTHFYAHGVPLFEESPDRVYTFELAEAILRKMGQSPAVIISYHGILTVGRSMREAAMRAVFLEKAAQTQLLAYQGGSARPLPRELAIGLGRNAPYELLHEFYWNYYERQLRAKDPGFFA
- a CDS encoding TAXI family TRAP transporter solute-binding subunit, translated to MRRTWWDKGLWTAILAAALLGWALPQPAAEGAVKRITLLGGQVGGAWNPWASAMSVDFSKNIPGLNVSSEAGTGSPENVRRVHRGEVETGFGFSSDIHEAWRGGGIFKAPHTNLRAVSKLFGVVTHLIVLANSDIQKLEDIAGKTIAVGGPNSGSALTFERLARQAGLWGKFKPVFLGGGKAASAIGDGQVAAFNWTPGMGDRLITQIAVTNPSRLIELHSAAEKSGFYQKYPYYSPRTIPAGTYKGIDKPVATFQQTTVWTANKDLPADIVYRMVKRMYSPEAKAFLSNAVGRVFGEMAPDTAFSGVTIPLHPGAERFWKEKGVAIPKEIAAR
- a CDS encoding HupE/UreJ family protein, which produces MKRIALAAGMVILGGSAGSAEAHVAGSWGAGLGEGFLHPIGGLDHLLAMTALGLWAARMGGRAVWALPLAFLAMMAAGGWLGGAGVPMPWVEAGVAASVIIFGAAAAFAPRWPVIAGLALAGFFALQHGHAHGTELPQAAAPALFASGFLAATALLHGAGIALGRWARSHRLGARVARGAGAAVAAAGFLLWLGA